The following proteins are encoded in a genomic region of Phycisphaera sp.:
- the gltX gene encoding glutamate--tRNA ligase, translating to MSDTYSQPTPAEHTITRFAPSPTGHLHVGGARTALFCWAFAKGHDGTFLLRVEDTDQKRSSEAAVVGILEDLAWLGIEWQEGPALDGLGGDPRGVGPFFQAERVEQYNAALAELLESGRAYPAFETADELDAKRKAAQDANETYRYDRAALEIPEAERMSRMMAGEPHVVRFKAPDHDVVVADSVLGEVRFAAGELDDFVIRKADGFPTYHFAVVVDDEAMGVSHILRGQEHLQNTPRHVALQQALGYRTPVYAHLPLIFNPDNSKMSKRDKDKAVRAFCKEQKVDGAPEGTIDNASFKAWLGDKRAQLPTDDLMQLAGAIGFTPPEIDVEDFRRSGYLPHVLCNYLALLGWNPGEKNEDGTDVEHFTMGYLVEKFGLDRIGKSASKFDREKLMAFNADEIQNRMSDERFAGVWRAWLERYDRATLEALGDKLPMAAAAARQRTRVLREAAGVVAFALRDDFGYDEKAVNKVLLKNDGEGLAVLRELGPVLEGVEPFEAEAIEAAIKQWCEGKGLGMGKAAQPLRVAMTGGTVSPGLGQTLELIGKQASLERVGRCLSQFAGVSGA from the coding sequence ATGAGCGACACCTATAGCCAGCCGACGCCCGCGGAGCACACCATCACGCGGTTCGCACCCTCGCCCACGGGCCACCTGCACGTGGGGGGAGCGCGAACCGCGTTGTTCTGTTGGGCCTTCGCCAAGGGCCACGACGGCACGTTCCTGCTGCGCGTCGAGGACACCGATCAGAAGCGGTCGAGCGAGGCAGCCGTCGTGGGTATCCTGGAGGATCTGGCGTGGCTGGGCATCGAGTGGCAGGAGGGGCCAGCGCTCGACGGCTTGGGTGGTGATCCTCGGGGCGTGGGGCCGTTCTTCCAGGCCGAGCGGGTGGAACAGTACAACGCGGCCCTGGCCGAGTTGCTCGAGAGTGGGCGGGCGTACCCGGCCTTCGAGACGGCCGACGAGCTGGACGCCAAGCGCAAGGCGGCCCAGGATGCCAACGAGACGTATCGCTACGACCGGGCGGCCCTGGAGATACCCGAGGCCGAGCGGATGAGCCGGATGATGGCGGGGGAGCCACACGTCGTGCGGTTCAAGGCGCCCGACCACGACGTGGTGGTGGCCGACTCGGTGCTGGGCGAGGTCCGCTTCGCGGCGGGCGAATTGGACGACTTCGTGATCCGCAAGGCCGACGGCTTCCCGACGTACCACTTCGCGGTGGTGGTCGACGACGAGGCGATGGGCGTGAGCCACATCCTGCGGGGGCAGGAGCACTTGCAGAACACGCCCCGGCACGTGGCGTTGCAGCAGGCGCTGGGCTATCGCACGCCGGTATACGCGCACCTGCCGCTGATCTTCAATCCCGACAACAGCAAGATGAGCAAGCGGGACAAGGACAAGGCGGTGCGGGCGTTTTGCAAGGAGCAGAAGGTCGATGGCGCACCCGAGGGCACGATCGACAATGCGAGCTTCAAGGCGTGGCTGGGCGACAAGCGGGCGCAGCTGCCGACCGATGATTTGATGCAACTGGCGGGTGCGATTGGCTTCACGCCGCCCGAGATTGATGTTGAGGATTTTCGGCGGAGTGGGTACCTGCCGCACGTGCTGTGCAACTACCTGGCGCTGCTGGGCTGGAACCCAGGCGAGAAGAACGAGGACGGCACGGACGTTGAGCACTTCACGATGGGGTACCTCGTCGAGAAGTTCGGCCTGGATCGCATCGGCAAGAGTGCGAGCAAGTTCGACCGCGAGAAGCTCATGGCGTTCAACGCCGACGAGATCCAGAACCGGATGAGTGACGAGCGGTTCGCCGGAGTCTGGCGGGCGTGGCTTGAGCGGTACGACCGGGCGACGCTGGAGGCGCTGGGCGACAAGCTGCCCATGGCGGCGGCCGCGGCGCGGCAGCGCACCCGCGTGCTGCGGGAGGCGGCGGGCGTGGTGGCGTTCGCGCTGCGGGACGACTTCGGGTACGACGAGAAGGCCGTCAACAAGGTCTTGCTGAAGAACGACGGCGAGGGGCTGGCGGTGCTGCGCGAACTGGGGCCGGTGCTGGAGGGCGTCGAGCCGTTCGAGGCCGAGGCGATCGAGGCGGCCATCAAGCAATGGTGCGAGGGCAAGGGCCTGGGCATGGGCAAGGCGGCCCAGCCGCTGCGCGTGGCGATGACGGGCGGGACGGTGAGCCCGGGGCTTGGGCAGACGCTGGAGCTGATTGGAAAACAGGCATCGCTCGAACGTGTCGGGCGATGCCTGTCGCAGTTCGCGGGGGTGAGCGGGGCTTAG
- the sat gene encoding sulfate adenylyltransferase — MPATMTQKKSLIEAHGGTLVDQVATGARKDELIKEAAGLTRVDLSMKQSCDVEMIGMGAFSPLDGFMGSADVKGVIEDMRLSNGSRWPIPITLSVDATKAPKEGERVALHAPNGTLQAVMTVEEVFPHDREAESTIFFNSPSDDDGKHPGAEAVKAEGDTCLAGPIEVVTACVDPDGPEAFLDKRLTPAQTREAFEKKGWTTVSAFQTRNPIHRAHEYLCKCAQEITDGLLIHPLVGETKPGDIPADVRMDCYEVLVDEYFNKDRTMITVMPAAMRYAGPREAILHAIVRQNYGCSHFIVGRDHAGVGSYYGTYDAQTKVDEVTTGAEGDLKITPLKFEHAAWSHKAQGMVSGKTFPKIEGDQVFLSGTKVRDMLANGERPPKEFSRPEVADVLIKWATS; from the coding sequence ATGCCCGCGACGATGACCCAAAAGAAGTCCCTGATCGAGGCCCACGGCGGTACCTTGGTCGACCAGGTGGCCACCGGAGCCCGGAAGGACGAGTTGATCAAGGAGGCCGCGGGGCTCACCCGCGTCGACCTCTCGATGAAGCAGTCGTGCGACGTCGAGATGATCGGCATGGGCGCGTTCAGCCCGCTGGACGGCTTCATGGGCTCGGCCGACGTCAAGGGCGTCATCGAGGACATGCGCCTGAGCAATGGCAGCCGCTGGCCCATCCCCATCACGCTGAGCGTTGACGCCACGAAGGCTCCCAAGGAGGGCGAGCGCGTTGCGCTGCACGCCCCCAACGGCACGCTCCAAGCCGTGATGACTGTCGAGGAGGTCTTCCCGCACGACCGCGAGGCCGAATCGACCATCTTCTTCAACAGCCCCAGCGACGACGACGGCAAGCACCCCGGCGCTGAGGCCGTGAAGGCCGAGGGCGACACCTGCCTGGCCGGCCCGATCGAGGTCGTGACCGCTTGCGTCGATCCCGATGGTCCCGAGGCGTTCCTGGACAAGCGGCTGACGCCCGCCCAGACGCGTGAGGCGTTCGAGAAGAAGGGCTGGACCACCGTTAGCGCCTTCCAGACGCGTAACCCCATCCACCGCGCCCACGAGTACCTGTGCAAGTGCGCCCAGGAGATCACCGACGGCCTGCTCATCCACCCGCTGGTGGGCGAGACCAAGCCCGGCGACATCCCCGCCGACGTGCGCATGGACTGCTACGAGGTCTTGGTTGACGAGTACTTCAACAAGGACCGCACGATGATCACGGTAATGCCCGCCGCGATGCGGTACGCCGGCCCGCGTGAGGCCATCCTGCACGCCATCGTCCGCCAGAACTACGGCTGCTCGCACTTCATCGTTGGTCGCGATCACGCGGGCGTGGGCAGCTACTACGGCACCTACGACGCGCAGACCAAGGTGGATGAAGTCACGACCGGCGCCGAGGGCGACCTGAAGATCACGCCGCTGAAGTTCGAGCACGCCGCGTGGAGCCACAAGGCCCAGGGCATGGTCAGCGGCAAGACCTTCCCCAAGATCGAGGGCGACCAGGTCTTCCTCAGCGGCACCAAGGTCCGCGACATGCTGGCCAATGGCGAGCGTCCGCCGAAGGAGTTCAGCCGGCCCGAGGTTGCGGATGTGCTGATCAAGTGGGCGACGAGCTGA
- a CDS encoding glycosyltransferase family 4 protein: MTASADSPNARSGPPTPIRVCIQQPALPAYRVPVFAELARRPGLSVEVLYYEQAKLPNVEAQGFTARPVAMRRLLRRPREVRWVPAQFEAADPARADVAVFEHNSGVLSLIPAMRRAKRNGVGVVLWGHGYSVRETGWSRRLRNWFGRQADAVLLYNHEARERLIDEGMDPKRLFVALNSLDQEPIQRARERWLADPEGLARFRAEQKLDGPVVLFVSRLYAQNRMDLLLHAAARLKDSHPDLIVAIVGDGAERENLEALAQRLGIADRVRMPGAVYGQEELAPWFLSSRVFCYPRFIGLSVLHAFGYGLPVVTNQDMWSHPPEAQSIVHGENGLLVDPGEPGSLAEAIARLVDDEALARRLGESGRQTVLERYTIAGMVDGHEAAIRFAREKALQRAQNR, encoded by the coding sequence ATGACCGCGAGTGCTGACAGCCCGAACGCCCGATCCGGCCCGCCCACCCCGATCAGGGTGTGCATCCAGCAGCCGGCGCTCCCGGCGTATCGGGTGCCGGTGTTCGCGGAGCTGGCCCGCCGGCCGGGCCTCTCGGTGGAGGTGCTGTATTACGAGCAGGCCAAGCTGCCCAACGTCGAGGCGCAGGGGTTCACGGCTCGGCCGGTGGCGATGCGTCGGCTGTTGCGCCGCCCGCGTGAGGTGCGGTGGGTGCCGGCGCAGTTCGAAGCCGCGGATCCGGCGCGTGCGGACGTTGCGGTGTTCGAGCACAACTCGGGCGTGCTGAGCCTGATCCCCGCGATGCGGCGTGCGAAGCGCAACGGGGTGGGCGTCGTGCTGTGGGGGCACGGGTACTCGGTGCGCGAGACGGGGTGGTCTCGCCGGCTGCGCAACTGGTTTGGGCGGCAGGCCGACGCGGTGCTGCTGTACAACCACGAGGCCCGCGAGCGGTTGATCGACGAGGGCATGGATCCCAAGCGGCTGTTCGTGGCGCTCAACAGCCTGGATCAGGAGCCCATCCAGCGTGCCCGCGAGCGATGGCTGGCCGACCCCGAAGGGCTGGCGCGGTTCCGTGCCGAGCAGAAGCTGGACGGGCCGGTGGTGCTGTTCGTGTCTCGGCTGTACGCCCAGAACCGGATGGACCTGCTGCTGCACGCGGCGGCGAGATTGAAGGACAGCCATCCGGACCTGATCGTGGCCATCGTGGGCGACGGGGCCGAGCGTGAGAACCTGGAGGCGCTGGCCCAACGCCTGGGCATCGCCGACCGGGTGCGCATGCCCGGGGCGGTGTACGGCCAGGAGGAGCTGGCGCCGTGGTTCCTGTCGTCGCGGGTGTTCTGCTATCCCAGATTCATCGGCCTGAGCGTGCTGCACGCGTTTGGGTATGGCTTGCCCGTGGTGACCAACCAGGACATGTGGTCGCACCCGCCCGAGGCGCAGTCGATCGTGCACGGGGAGAACGGGCTGCTGGTCGACCCGGGCGAGCCGGGCTCGCTGGCCGAGGCGATCGCCCGGCTGGTGGACGACGAGGCTCTGGCCCGGCGGCTGGGCGAGTCGGGCCGGCAGACGGTGCTGGAGCGGTACACGATTGCCGGGATGGTCGACGGGCACGAGGCCGCCATCCGGTTTGCCCGCGAGAAAGCGCTCCAGCGCGCACAAAATCGCTGA
- a CDS encoding Brp/Blh family beta-carotene 15,15'-dioxygenase, translating to MIQALTQPRVHTPAAASPSLRLSDASLGRGVLLYASCALTLWVVQGAVASGGLSTSVSTPGSVAGSALPGAWIWVVALFVVGMPHGAYDLAELARRSGSFRGTLMRFLLYTAVMLLSTMAFFAAPAFTLVAFLLLTMVHFGRSDSVHTRGAIGSGTTPTLLDRLPGYAHGAVVIAAPFLFQPVASWAPFVEMAAVLGADASLQAQAMSVAGGALVIAGLGVIVPAAVRLWQRGAHGAAVESVVIPAVALLASAVLPPLLAIGVYFMCVHAMLHCLRVGDRGDGPVRAVIRAHRLSVPLLLPSIVIIVALAVPFGELGWVPALAVSFILFCVFATLPHHLLWFGTRGRERAATYSNA from the coding sequence GTGATCCAAGCCCTGACCCAGCCACGTGTCCACACCCCGGCGGCAGCGTCCCCCTCGCTGCGCCTGTCGGACGCGTCGCTGGGTCGGGGTGTTCTTCTGTATGCGTCGTGTGCGCTCACGCTGTGGGTGGTGCAGGGCGCGGTCGCGAGCGGTGGTCTGTCGACATCCGTATCCACCCCGGGTAGCGTGGCGGGGAGCGCGCTGCCCGGTGCGTGGATCTGGGTCGTCGCACTCTTCGTCGTCGGCATGCCGCATGGCGCCTACGACCTCGCGGAACTGGCCCGTCGGTCGGGCTCCTTCCGCGGGACGCTCATGCGGTTCTTGCTGTACACGGCCGTCATGCTCTTGAGCACGATGGCGTTCTTTGCGGCACCGGCGTTCACGCTGGTGGCCTTCCTGCTGCTGACTATGGTGCACTTTGGCCGCTCCGACAGCGTGCACACGCGCGGGGCGATCGGGAGCGGCACCACTCCAACGCTGCTGGATCGTCTGCCCGGGTACGCCCACGGCGCGGTGGTGATCGCGGCGCCGTTCCTGTTCCAGCCCGTGGCAAGCTGGGCCCCGTTCGTTGAGATGGCGGCGGTGCTCGGGGCCGATGCGTCGCTGCAGGCGCAGGCGATGTCGGTCGCCGGCGGGGCGCTGGTGATCGCGGGGCTGGGTGTGATCGTGCCGGCCGCGGTTCGGCTCTGGCAGCGCGGTGCGCATGGGGCCGCGGTTGAGTCGGTGGTCATCCCTGCCGTGGCGCTGCTCGCGTCGGCCGTGCTGCCGCCGTTGCTTGCCATCGGCGTCTACTTCATGTGCGTGCACGCGATGCTGCACTGCCTGCGTGTTGGCGATCGTGGCGACGGCCCCGTCCGCGCTGTGATCCGAGCTCACCGGCTGTCGGTACCGCTGCTGCTGCCGTCGATCGTGATCATCGTGGCGCTGGCGGTGCCCTTCGGCGAGCTGGGCTGGGTGCCCGCACTGGCGGTGTCGTTCATCCTGTTCTGCGTGTTCGCGACGCTGCCTCACCATCTGCTGTGGTTTGGGACGCGTGGACGCGAACGGGCCGCGACCTACTCGAACGCATGA
- the cysC gene encoding adenylyl-sulfate kinase, protein MTQTEQVKATNIHWHEGDLARDERWNALKAKGATVWFTGLSGSGKSTIASAVEQVLVKKGVNSYRLDGDNVRHGLNKNLGFSAEDRTENIRRIGEVSKLFADAGVVSLTSFISPYVKDRDLCRTMHDESKLPFIEVFVDTPLEECEKRDPKGLYKKARAGEIKGFTGIDDPYEAPPKAELVLKTEGRSIDECVQEVLSFLESKGIVQG, encoded by the coding sequence ATGACCCAGACAGAACAGGTCAAGGCGACCAACATCCACTGGCACGAGGGCGACCTCGCCCGCGACGAACGCTGGAACGCACTCAAGGCCAAGGGCGCCACCGTCTGGTTCACCGGCCTCAGCGGCTCGGGCAAGAGCACCATCGCCAGCGCCGTCGAGCAGGTCCTGGTCAAGAAGGGCGTCAACAGCTACCGCCTGGACGGCGACAACGTCCGCCACGGCCTGAACAAGAACCTGGGCTTCAGCGCCGAGGACCGCACCGAGAACATCCGCCGCATCGGCGAGGTCAGCAAGCTCTTCGCCGACGCCGGCGTCGTCAGCCTGACCAGCTTCATCAGCCCCTACGTGAAGGACCGCGACCTCTGCCGCACCATGCACGACGAGTCGAAGCTCCCCTTCATCGAGGTCTTCGTCGACACGCCCCTCGAAGAGTGCGAGAAGCGCGACCCCAAGGGCCTCTACAAGAAGGCCCGCGCGGGCGAGATCAAGGGCTTCACCGGCATCGACGACCCCTACGAGGCCCCGCCCAAGGCCGAGCTGGTCCTCAAGACCGAGGGCCGCTCGATCGACGAATGCGTGCAGGAAGTGCTGAGCTTCCTGGAGAGCAAGGGGATCGTTCAGGGCTAA
- a CDS encoding bacteriorhodopsin-like, with protein MHTMLAASETSMALNAGLSVEGITMYLFWIGTVAMGAGTAYFWLMAGSVPKAYRSVMIVAGIICAVACFHYFRMSGIYIEQVALLFDADGTRIEGAEIGKFPTAYRYIDWLITVPLLVLEIPLLLRLKGRGGNLFATLVGASIVMLVFAWIAEESATGSGAWWINYLISCAAWLYIVFVLFTKVSGEMANSPPSIQKSLKILRLFILVGWTIYPVGFLMALMGPQGESIREICYNVADVINKVFFGLVCYQGVKVLAESDDHGA; from the coding sequence ATGCACACGATGTTGGCCGCGTCCGAGACATCGATGGCCCTGAATGCGGGGCTGTCGGTCGAGGGCATCACGATGTATCTGTTCTGGATCGGCACCGTCGCCATGGGTGCCGGTACCGCGTACTTCTGGCTCATGGCCGGCAGCGTGCCCAAGGCATACCGCTCTGTCATGATTGTTGCGGGCATCATCTGTGCGGTGGCCTGCTTCCACTACTTCCGCATGTCGGGCATCTATATCGAGCAGGTTGCCTTATTGTTTGACGCCGACGGCACGCGGATCGAGGGCGCTGAGATCGGCAAGTTCCCCACGGCCTACCGCTACATCGACTGGTTGATCACCGTACCCCTGCTCGTGCTGGAGATCCCGCTGTTGCTCAGGCTCAAGGGCCGCGGCGGCAATCTGTTCGCGACGCTGGTTGGCGCTAGCATCGTCATGCTCGTCTTCGCCTGGATCGCCGAGGAGTCGGCGACTGGCAGCGGTGCGTGGTGGATCAACTACCTCATCTCGTGCGCTGCGTGGCTGTACATCGTCTTCGTGCTGTTCACCAAGGTGTCCGGTGAGATGGCAAACTCGCCGCCGAGCATCCAGAAGTCGCTGAAGATCCTGCGGCTGTTCATCCTCGTCGGCTGGACCATCTACCCCGTCGGCTTCCTGATGGCCCTGATGGGCCCACAGGGCGAGTCGATCCGCGAGATCTGCTACAACGTCGCGGACGTGATCAACAAGGTCTTCTTCGGCCTGGTGTGCTACCAGGGCGTGAAGGTCCTTGCCGAGTCGGATGATCACGGTGCGTGA